The Peribacillus sp. FSL E2-0218 genome contains a region encoding:
- the sigW gene encoding RNA polymerase sigma factor SigW — translation MDALIKERINQVVKGDHNAFGEIVEIYKDKVFQICFRMLGNRQEAEDLAQEAFVRAFVNIRSFNIDMKFSTWLYRIATNLCIDRLRKKKPDYYLDAEVAGTEGLNMYSQLASNMAKPEEEAESLELQETIQEEIMKLPEKYRSVIVLKYIEELSLKEISEILDLPVGTVKTRIHRGREALRKQLRHL, via the coding sequence ATCAAGTAGTAAAGGGAGACCATAATGCATTTGGAGAAATTGTCGAAATATACAAGGACAAAGTTTTCCAGATATGTTTCAGGATGCTTGGAAACAGGCAAGAAGCTGAAGATTTGGCGCAAGAGGCTTTCGTTAGGGCCTTCGTGAACATCCGCAGCTTCAATATTGACATGAAATTTTCTACATGGTTATATCGCATTGCGACTAACCTTTGTATTGATCGCCTTCGTAAGAAGAAACCGGATTATTATCTCGATGCTGAAGTTGCTGGAACAGAGGGATTAAATATGTACTCCCAGCTTGCATCGAATATGGCAAAGCCCGAGGAAGAGGCTGAATCTCTAGAACTGCAGGAAACGATTCAAGAGGAAATCATGAAATTGCCCGAGAAATATCGATCGGTCATCGTATTGAAGTATATTGAAGAGCTATCTTTAAAGGAAATAAGTGAAATACTCGATTTGCCAGTCGGCACTGTCAAGACAAGAATACATCGTGGTCGGGAAGCCTTGCGTAAACAACTACGCCATTTATAA
- a CDS encoding anti-sigma factor has protein sequence MNCHEEIIEYMHDYLDEDIEPEHKEILREHLHECAECQAYFHEMKKAVALVQSTSHIKAPDDFTAKVMAQLPKETKTTGAKRWFKSHPFMTAAAMFIILMTGSVFSTYNQDEHFSVSKQPNLVVEGETVIVPAGETIEGNVVVQNGNIQIDGEVEGDVTVINGHKYMSKAGNVTGSIHVIDQAFEWMWYKVKDTATSLIPSHEGKNE, from the coding sequence ATGAACTGCCATGAGGAAATCATTGAATATATGCATGATTATTTAGATGAAGACATCGAACCGGAGCATAAAGAAATACTGCGTGAGCACCTGCATGAGTGTGCGGAATGCCAAGCATACTTTCATGAAATGAAAAAGGCGGTAGCCCTTGTACAAAGCACTTCCCATATTAAGGCGCCGGATGATTTCACAGCGAAGGTTATGGCTCAATTGCCAAAGGAAACGAAAACAACGGGTGCCAAACGCTGGTTTAAAAGCCATCCCTTCATGACAGCGGCAGCCATGTTCATTATTTTGATGACCGGCTCCGTTTTTTCCACTTATAATCAGGACGAACATTTTTCGGTATCCAAGCAGCCCAATTTAGTGGTTGAAGGCGAAACGGTCATTGTGCCTGCTGGTGAAACAATCGAGGGGAATGTCGTGGTTCAAAATGGCAATATCCAAATAGATGGTGAAGTAGAGGGAGATGTCACAGTCATAAATGGACATAAGTATATGTCCAAGGCAGGAAATGTGACAGGAAGCATCCATGTCATTGACCAAGCTTTCGAGTGGATGTGGTATAAGGTCAAGGATACGGCAACCTCATTGATTCCTTCGCATGAGGGGAAAAACGAATAG
- the cdaA gene encoding diadenylate cyclase CdaA, translated as MSLSNLNVWDYVVNFIDILLVWFVIYKLLTIIRGTKAIQLLKGIFVIVIVKSLSNLFGFNTLGWLMAQVMNWGVLAILVIFQPELRRALEQLGRGKLFSRGTVPEENQQERLVEEILKASTYMAKRRIGALITIEKGTELGDYVETGIPLKSYISSELLINIFIPNTPLHDGAVILQNNQVAAAACYLPLSESPFISKELGTRHRAAIGMSEVTDSLTIVVSEETGGISVTKNGELYRDLDQESFRAMLTSELVVENIKTTSSGIWNWRGKKNG; from the coding sequence ATGTCTTTATCCAATTTGAATGTTTGGGACTATGTAGTAAATTTCATTGATATTCTCCTTGTTTGGTTTGTGATATATAAATTGTTAACTATTATTCGAGGCACGAAGGCTATTCAGCTGCTAAAAGGAATTTTTGTGATTGTCATTGTAAAAAGCTTAAGCAACCTGTTTGGTTTCAATACACTTGGATGGTTAATGGCACAAGTCATGAATTGGGGAGTATTGGCAATTCTCGTCATTTTTCAACCAGAACTGAGAAGGGCACTTGAACAATTGGGACGCGGTAAGCTCTTTTCAAGGGGCACCGTACCGGAAGAGAATCAGCAAGAGCGTTTAGTAGAAGAAATCCTGAAGGCGTCCACATATATGGCGAAGAGGCGGATAGGGGCCTTGATCACGATAGAAAAGGGAACGGAGCTTGGGGATTATGTTGAAACGGGAATTCCTCTAAAGTCCTATATTTCTTCAGAACTGCTCATTAATATTTTCATACCTAATACGCCGCTTCACGATGGTGCGGTCATTCTGCAGAATAATCAGGTGGCCGCTGCAGCCTGCTACCTTCCTTTATCGGAAAGCCCGTTCATCTCAAAAGAACTCGGCACACGGCATAGGGCCGCGATCGGCATGAGCGAAGTGACTGATAGTCTCACGATTGTCGTTTCAGAAGAAACGGGCGGGATATCGGTTACTAAAAATGGTGAGCTCTACAGGGATTTGGATCAAGAATCTTTCAGGGCGATGCTGACAAGTGAGCTCGTAGTGGAGAACATCAAAACAACTTCCTCAGGTATCTGGAATTGGAGGGGGAAAAAGAATGGATAA
- a CDS encoding CdaR family protein gives MDKFTNSAWFMRIVAFALAALLFISINFEMESDKKSLGLSTAPEISTETIENVPVEVYYDRENLVVSGVPETVDVTLKGAKSLLINAKNQRGFKVYVDLSDPEISMGNRTVTFKISDLNEKLVATIDPEYAEVNVQERVTKDFKVEAEYNTSLLEDGYTAGQPTVSPQTVKITGAKDAIEQISYVKANLEISKGLNETVNGKATVKALDRDLNKLDVTIEPASVAVSLKVSIPSKTVSIAPKQTGKAKDGIRIKSISVDPAEVTLFGSESNLEKISQLKLPVNISKIDGDTELELDLTKPESVQKMSLGKAKVKIRTEKVDVDQETEDPVDDEEVVQEPAEEDEPEEKPVEEDEPAAIESKTFNNVKIEPVGIQEGQDAKLESDATSITLQGEADELKNITKDDINLTVDLSNLDEGTHDVDVAVNAPAGLDWELGSKTISVSITPKDEET, from the coding sequence ATGGATAAATTCACCAATAGTGCGTGGTTTATGAGAATCGTAGCGTTTGCCTTGGCAGCACTTCTGTTCATTTCCATTAACTTTGAGATGGAGTCGGATAAAAAATCCCTTGGTTTATCCACTGCCCCCGAAATCAGTACGGAGACCATTGAGAATGTGCCGGTTGAAGTCTATTATGACCGTGAAAACCTAGTGGTAAGCGGAGTGCCGGAAACGGTGGATGTGACTTTAAAGGGAGCAAAAAGCCTATTGATCAACGCTAAAAACCAGAGGGGCTTCAAGGTTTATGTAGACCTGTCAGATCCCGAAATTTCAATGGGGAATAGGACGGTCACATTCAAAATAAGTGATTTGAATGAAAAGCTGGTGGCGACAATCGATCCGGAATATGCAGAAGTCAATGTTCAGGAACGAGTGACGAAGGATTTCAAGGTTGAGGCTGAGTATAATACCTCCTTGCTTGAAGATGGGTATACCGCTGGGCAGCCGACAGTGAGCCCGCAAACGGTCAAAATAACGGGCGCTAAAGACGCCATCGAACAAATTTCCTATGTTAAGGCAAACCTTGAAATAAGCAAGGGCCTGAACGAAACGGTAAACGGAAAAGCAACCGTCAAGGCACTTGACCGGGACTTGAATAAGTTGGACGTGACGATCGAGCCTGCTTCAGTTGCCGTCTCCTTGAAGGTGAGCATCCCTTCCAAAACGGTTTCCATCGCACCAAAGCAAACCGGGAAGGCAAAGGATGGCATCAGGATTAAGAGCATTAGTGTCGACCCTGCCGAGGTCACCTTATTTGGATCGGAGTCGAACCTGGAAAAAATAAGTCAATTGAAGCTTCCTGTAAATATCTCCAAAATTGATGGGGATACAGAACTGGAGCTTGATCTTACAAAACCGGAAAGTGTTCAAAAAATGTCCTTAGGTAAGGCCAAGGTCAAAATTCGCACGGAAAAAGTCGATGTCGATCAGGAGACTGAAGATCCAGTCGATGATGAAGAGGTAGTGCAAGAACCGGCCGAAGAAGATGAACCGGAAGAAAAACCAGTCGAAGAAGATGAACCGGCTGCCATTGAATCCAAGACATTCAACAATGTCAAAATAGAGCCTGTGGGCATACAGGAGGGCCAAGATGCTAAATTGGAATCCGATGCCACGAGCATCACGCTTCAAGGCGAGGCCGACGAATTGAAGAATATCACGAAAGACGACATTAATCTTACAGTAGATTTAAGTAATTTAGATGAAGGTACGCATGATGTGGATGTGGCGGTAAATGCGCCTGCGGGATTGGATTGGGAGCTGGGTTCTAAAACGATCTCTGTTTCCATAACTCCAAAAGACGAAGAGACATGA